In Streptomyces sp. SLBN-118, the following are encoded in one genomic region:
- a CDS encoding XRE family transcriptional regulator — protein sequence MAEDLGVDLATVQGWESGRRPVANMKAGALLALRHRLLALGADRTVVGLLDAAMDADRIVGAALDPSLRTELHPLAGWVHTRDTAHLIDWAVNGTTPPVLANSPVPARRGPVATAPLMPAQDRSAFFSHLRSTAAAATRMGSNGILLHRQALYLASYDRSPEATSWAVRALHDRRGVLSVRGWSPQWAEARSTATALARLGDPQPLLDFIERSMADDDDGETANLNYWAYWLGAFSQPQADDAFMRDRNRADWDPVTLLRRGLAQGLHQAPGYVDLYVHSIWALLTTNTWLPQASPGLASDLDGRACRLLDGNLVSQRSRRELSAVHYVLREYGT from the coding sequence ATGGCGGAAGACCTGGGGGTCGACCTGGCCACCGTGCAGGGCTGGGAATCCGGACGTCGGCCTGTCGCCAACATGAAGGCCGGAGCGCTGCTTGCGCTTCGGCACCGGTTACTGGCCCTCGGTGCGGATCGGACAGTCGTCGGCCTCCTGGATGCGGCGATGGATGCGGATCGGATTGTTGGTGCCGCTCTTGATCCCTCACTGCGGACCGAACTCCATCCGCTCGCGGGATGGGTGCACACGCGCGACACCGCGCACCTGATCGACTGGGCGGTAAATGGAACGACTCCGCCCGTCCTTGCGAACAGTCCGGTTCCGGCGCGGCGCGGCCCTGTTGCCACCGCCCCGCTTATGCCCGCGCAGGATCGCAGCGCGTTCTTCTCTCACCTTCGTAGCACTGCCGCGGCCGCAACCAGGATGGGAAGCAACGGGATACTTCTGCACCGACAGGCGCTCTATCTCGCGTCGTACGACCGGAGTCCCGAAGCCACCTCGTGGGCGGTTCGCGCGCTCCACGACCGCAGAGGCGTGCTCTCGGTCCGCGGGTGGTCACCGCAGTGGGCAGAGGCCCGCTCCACCGCAACGGCTCTCGCGCGGTTGGGCGATCCCCAACCTCTCCTCGATTTCATCGAGCGATCCATGGCTGATGACGACGACGGGGAGACGGCGAACCTCAACTACTGGGCATACTGGCTTGGGGCATTCAGCCAACCCCAAGCCGATGACGCATTCATGCGCGACCGGAACCGGGCCGACTGGGACCCTGTCACCTTGCTCCGTCGCGGGCTGGCGCAGGGCCTCCACCAGGCACCCGGATATGTCGACTTGTACGTCCATTCGATCTGGGCGCTCCTGACCACGAACACATGGCTGCCCCAGGCGTCACCGGGGCTAGCCTCTGATCTTGATGGCCGCGCCTGCCGACTGCTCGACGGAAATCTCGTCTCCCAAAGATCCCGGCGCGAACTCAGCGCTGTGCATTACGTTCTACGCGAGTACGGCACATGA
- the trxA gene encoding thioredoxin: MIHAAGVAEVTDADFDDEVLRSDRPVLVEFTADWCGPCRQLAPVLSALASEEADRLKVVQLDVDTNPETTTRYAVLSMPTLMVFREGEPLMSMVGARPKRRLLQELEDVI, encoded by the coding sequence ATGATCCACGCAGCAGGCGTCGCCGAGGTGACGGACGCCGACTTCGACGACGAGGTGCTCAGGTCCGACCGCCCGGTCCTGGTCGAGTTCACGGCCGACTGGTGCGGCCCTTGCCGCCAACTCGCCCCCGTGCTCAGCGCGTTGGCGAGCGAGGAGGCCGACCGGCTCAAGGTGGTCCAGCTCGATGTGGACACCAACCCGGAGACGACGACGCGGTACGCCGTGCTGTCGATGCCGACGCTGATGGTGTTCCGCGAGGGCGAACCACTGATGTCGATGGTGGGCGCCCGTCCCAAGCGACGGCTGCTCCAGGAGCTGGAGGACGTGATCTAG
- a CDS encoding MerR family transcriptional regulator — translation MRIGELAERAGTTTRTLRYYESRGLLPARRAVNGYRTYNEDDLRLLQQIRTLQDFGFGLEETRPFVECLRAGHPAGDSCPASIAVYRAKLGELDTLIGRLQSVRAQVGAQLARAEAELPGGPEPLCELTQVTDGGEQA, via the coding sequence ATGCGAATCGGCGAGCTCGCGGAACGGGCCGGAACCACCACCCGCACCCTGCGCTACTACGAGTCCCGCGGGCTTCTGCCCGCCCGGCGGGCGGTGAACGGCTACCGCACGTACAACGAGGACGACCTGCGACTGCTCCAGCAGATCCGGACCCTCCAGGACTTCGGGTTCGGCCTGGAGGAGACGCGGCCGTTCGTCGAGTGCCTGCGCGCCGGGCATCCGGCCGGGGACTCCTGTCCCGCCTCGATCGCCGTCTACCGCGCCAAGCTCGGCGAGCTGGACACGCTCATCGGCCGGCTTCAGTCGGTACGCGCCCAGGTGGGCGCTCAGCTCGCCCGCGCCGAGGCGGAGCTGCCGGGCGGTCCCGAGCCGCTGTGCGAGCTGACCCAGGTGACCGACGGAGGAGAACAGGCATGA
- a CDS encoding protein-tyrosine phosphatase family protein has product MTETWQPTDPGVLRLPSGRLVRGRGLRRPLPAGPVPAYGVYLLGKPPPAVVWEARWLRWPDFRLPSSPAEARAVLTEAWERAAEERVEIACGGGRGRTGTALACIAVLDGVPSGRAVDFVRRNYDPRAVETPWQRRYVRRFAD; this is encoded by the coding sequence GTGACCGAGACCTGGCAGCCGACCGACCCCGGTGTTCTGCGGCTTCCCTCCGGGCGGCTCGTCCGGGGGCGGGGGCTTCGGCGCCCCCTTCCCGCCGGGCCGGTGCCCGCGTACGGCGTGTATCTGCTGGGGAAGCCGCCGCCCGCCGTCGTCTGGGAGGCTCGCTGGCTGCGCTGGCCGGACTTCCGGCTGCCCAGCAGTCCGGCCGAGGCCCGTGCGGTTCTCACCGAGGCATGGGAGCGGGCCGCGGAGGAACGCGTCGAGATCGCCTGCGGCGGCGGGCGCGGGCGCACCGGGACAGCACTGGCGTGTATCGCCGTTCTCGACGGGGTGCCGTCCGGCCGGGCGGTGGACTTCGTACGCCGGAACTACGATCCCCGCGCCGTCGAAACCCCCTGGCAGCGGCGCTACGTTCGCCGTTTCGCGGACTGA
- a CDS encoding cation:dicarboxylate symporter family transporter: MATGAVRRDRTHYLYIAVIIAVVLGIAVGLAAPEFAVELKPLGTGFVNLIKMMISPIIFCTIVLGIGSVRKAAKVGAVGGIALGYFLVMSMVALGIGLVVGNILQPGEGLALTDAVKDAGHSQVSAEAKDTTEFLLGIIPTTIVSAFTEGEVLQTLLVALLAGFALQAMGSAGQPVLRGVEHIQRLVFRILAMVMWAAPIGAFGAIAAVTGSAGLDALKSLAVLMLGFYVTCFLFVFIVLGALLRIVAGVNIFTLFRYLGREFLLILSTSSSESALPRLIAKMEHLGVSKPVVGITVPTGYSFNLDGTMIYMTMASLFIADAMGNPMSLGEQIALLLFLFVASKGAAGVTGAGLATLAGGLQSHRPELVDGVGLIVGIDRFMSEARALTNFAGNAVATMLVGTWTKEIDTSRVEQVLAGRVPFDEKTLLDDEARGAVPAPEAGVPEPREDDGVPAKV, encoded by the coding sequence GTGGCTACAGGAGCCGTCAGGCGGGACCGTACGCACTATCTCTATATCGCCGTGATCATCGCGGTGGTGCTGGGCATCGCCGTGGGCCTGGCTGCCCCTGAGTTCGCCGTCGAGCTCAAGCCGCTGGGCACCGGCTTTGTGAACCTGATCAAGATGATGATCTCGCCGATCATCTTCTGCACGATCGTGCTGGGCATCGGCTCGGTACGCAAGGCCGCCAAGGTGGGCGCCGTCGGTGGCATAGCGCTCGGCTACTTCCTGGTCATGTCGATGGTCGCGCTCGGCATCGGACTGGTCGTCGGCAACATCCTCCAGCCCGGTGAGGGTCTGGCGCTGACCGACGCGGTCAAGGACGCGGGCCACAGCCAGGTCTCGGCGGAGGCCAAGGACACGACGGAATTCCTGCTCGGGATCATCCCGACCACGATCGTCTCCGCCTTCACCGAGGGCGAGGTTCTGCAGACCTTGCTGGTCGCGCTGCTCGCCGGGTTCGCGCTGCAGGCGATGGGCTCGGCCGGGCAGCCGGTGCTGCGCGGTGTCGAACACATCCAGCGCCTCGTCTTCCGCATCCTCGCCATGGTGATGTGGGCCGCGCCGATCGGCGCCTTCGGTGCGATCGCCGCCGTCACCGGGTCGGCCGGACTGGACGCTCTCAAGAGCCTCGCCGTCCTGATGCTCGGCTTCTACGTGACCTGCTTCCTGTTCGTCTTCATCGTGCTCGGCGCGCTGCTGCGGATCGTCGCGGGCGTCAACATCTTCACGCTCTTCAGGTACCTGGGCCGTGAGTTCCTGCTGATCCTGTCCACCTCCTCGTCCGAGTCCGCCCTCCCGCGGCTCATCGCGAAGATGGAGCACCTGGGCGTCAGCAAGCCGGTGGTCGGCATCACCGTTCCGACCGGCTACTCCTTCAACCTCGACGGCACCATGATCTACATGACCATGGCCTCGCTCTTCATCGCCGACGCGATGGGCAACCCCATGTCGCTCGGGGAGCAGATCGCGCTGCTGCTCTTCCTCTTCGTCGCCTCCAAGGGCGCGGCGGGCGTCACCGGCGCGGGCCTGGCTACGCTGGCGGGCGGCCTGCAGTCGCACCGTCCCGAACTGGTCGACGGGGTCGGCCTGATCGTCGGCATCGACCGCTTCATGAGCGAGGCGCGGGCCCTGACCAACTTCGCGGGCAACGCGGTGGCGACGATGCTGGTCGGGACCTGGACCAAGGAGATCGACACGTCGCGGGTCGAGCAGGTGCTGGCCGGGCGGGTCCCGTTCGACGAGAAGACCCTGCTCGACGACGAGGCACGTGGCGCCGTGCCGGCACCGGAGGCGGGTGTGCCGGAGCCGCGCGAAGACGACGGGGTGCCGGCGAAGGTCTGA
- a CDS encoding sensor histidine kinase, which translates to MRIPRPRSLAGQLFAMQVVLVAAIVAGCALFTYITDRSQAEETARRQSRAAATAVARSPSVVAAARSAHPTRQLQPYTERLRRDAGVNFVVIMAPDGTRWTHPEPGEIGKKYLGSIDEALKGKIYSEKHLGTLGPSVRTVAPVYDHGKITGLVSAGITIEKISEQVSKQVAALLGVAGAALALGGLGTYVINARLRRHTHGMNAAELSRLHDYHEAALHAVREGLVMLDGRRRIALVNDGARELLGLDEDVVGRPVDSLGLPAPLTGALLSAQPRVDEVHLTADRVIVVNTSPVVGGEQRGTVVTLRDHTELQSLSGELDSERGFTQALRSQAHEAANRLHTVVSLIELGRADEAVEFATAELELAQALTDRVVGSVGEPVLAALLLGKAAQANERGVELVLAEDSRIDDGLLPPSLSARDLVTILGNLIDNAVDAASEAAATRSLRARVTVTVRADLDELLLQVTDTGAGVDPADADEVFRRGWSTHGAGRGLGLALVKQAAHRSRGTVGLAEGPDGGAEFTVRLPLRPAEVRA; encoded by the coding sequence ATGCGCATACCCCGCCCCCGCAGCCTCGCGGGCCAGCTCTTCGCGATGCAGGTCGTGCTGGTCGCCGCGATAGTTGCGGGCTGCGCGCTCTTCACGTACATCACCGACCGTTCCCAGGCGGAGGAGACGGCGCGCCGCCAGTCCAGGGCCGCCGCCACCGCCGTCGCGCGTTCACCTTCGGTGGTCGCCGCCGCGCGCTCCGCGCATCCGACCCGGCAGCTCCAGCCGTACACGGAGCGGCTGCGCCGTGACGCGGGCGTCAACTTCGTCGTGATCATGGCTCCGGACGGCACCCGCTGGACACACCCGGAGCCGGGCGAGATCGGGAAGAAGTATCTGGGGAGCATCGACGAGGCGCTGAAAGGCAAGATCTACAGCGAGAAGCATCTGGGCACGCTCGGTCCTTCGGTACGGACGGTGGCGCCCGTCTACGACCACGGGAAGATCACCGGGCTCGTCAGCGCGGGCATCACCATCGAGAAGATCAGCGAGCAGGTCAGCAAGCAGGTCGCCGCACTGCTCGGGGTCGCGGGCGCGGCGCTCGCGCTGGGCGGTCTCGGTACGTACGTGATCAACGCGCGGCTGCGGCGGCACACCCACGGCATGAACGCGGCCGAGCTGAGCCGGTTGCACGACTACCACGAGGCCGCGCTGCACGCCGTGCGCGAAGGGCTTGTGATGCTCGACGGCCGGCGGCGGATCGCCCTCGTGAACGACGGGGCCCGGGAACTCCTCGGACTCGACGAGGACGTGGTCGGCCGGCCGGTGGACAGCCTCGGCCTGCCCGCGCCGCTCACCGGAGCGCTGCTGTCGGCTCAGCCGCGGGTCGACGAGGTCCATCTGACCGCTGACCGCGTCATCGTCGTGAACACCAGCCCGGTCGTCGGCGGCGAGCAGCGCGGGACGGTGGTCACGCTGCGGGACCACACCGAACTCCAGTCGCTCTCGGGCGAGTTGGACTCCGAGCGGGGCTTCACGCAGGCGCTGCGCTCGCAGGCGCACGAGGCGGCCAACCGCCTGCATACGGTCGTCTCGCTCATCGAACTCGGCCGCGCGGACGAGGCGGTCGAGTTCGCCACGGCGGAGCTCGAACTCGCGCAGGCCCTGACCGACCGGGTCGTGGGCTCGGTCGGCGAACCGGTGCTGGCCGCACTGCTGCTGGGCAAGGCGGCGCAGGCCAACGAGCGGGGCGTGGAGCTGGTGCTCGCGGAGGACAGCCGTATCGACGACGGCCTGCTGCCGCCGTCGCTGTCGGCGCGCGACCTGGTGACGATCCTGGGCAATCTGATCGACAACGCGGTGGACGCGGCGTCGGAGGCGGCGGCCACGCGCTCGCTGCGCGCCCGGGTCACCGTGACGGTCCGCGCGGACCTGGACGAACTGCTGCTGCAGGTCACGGACACGGGCGCGGGAGTCGACCCGGCGGACGCGGACGAGGTCTTCCGCCGCGGCTGGTCCACGCACGGCGCGGGCCGCGGTCTGGGCCTGGCCCTGGTCAAGCAGGCGGCACACCGCAGCCGCGGGACGGTGGGGTTGGCCGAGGGCCCGGACGGCGGCGCG